A DNA window from Aquarana catesbeiana isolate 2022-GZ linkage group LG01, ASM4218655v1, whole genome shotgun sequence contains the following coding sequences:
- the LOC141146767 gene encoding procathepsin L-like, which yields MMLLVVASLCLASVFALPVHDPALDETWNLFTSLFNKKYQKDDGTWRRLVFEDNFRKIMKHNMEAAAGKHTYTLGMNHFGDMTTEEFKQLMNGYKFNQNMTRGATFLPPNNFEAPKQVDWREKGYVTPVKYQGNCGSCWAFSATGALEGQHFRKTGKLVSLSEQNLVDCSTAEGNHGCGGGLMELAYQYVLDNDGIDSEESYPYIAKDQDCKYDPANKAATDTGFMKIASGDEKALKKAVASVGPISVGIDARHHSFQFYKEGIYYEPKCSSEDLDHGVLVVGYGFEGEDVDGKKYWIVKNSWDVSWGNKGYIYIARDKDNHCGIATHANYPLV from the exons ATGATGTTACTTGTAGTTGCTTCCCTATGCTTGGCATCGGTATTTGCTCTTCCTGTTCACGATCCAGCTTTGGATGAAACATGGAACTTGTTTACTTCGCtctttaataaaaaatatcaaaag GATGATGGTACATGGAGAAGGTTGGTGTTTGAGGATAATTTCAGGAAAATCATGAAGCACAATATGGAAGCTGCTGCAGGAAAACACACTTACACCCTTGGCATGAACCATTTTGGGGACATG ACTACAGAAGAATTTAAACAGCTAATGAATGGATACAAATTTAACCAGAACATGACACGAGGAGCAACATTCCTGCCACCAAATAACTTTGAGGCTCCAAAACAAGTTGACTGGCGTGAAAAAGGCTATGTAACTCCAGTAAAATATCAG GGGAATTGTGGCTCTTGCTGGGCCTTTAGTGCGACGGGTGCTTTGGAAGGTCAACATTTCAGGAAGACTGGGAAGCTTGTGTCCCTGAGTGAGCAAAATCTTGTCGACTGTTCTACAGCAGAAGGCAATCATGGCTGCGGTGGAGGATTGATGGAACTTGCTTATCAATACGTTCTTGACAACGATGGCATAGATTCTGAGGAGTCGTATCCATATATTGCTAAA GATCAAGACTGCAAATATGATCCAGCCAACAAGGCTGCCACTGACACAGGCTTTATGAAAATTGCCTCTGGGGATGAGAAGGCTCTAAAGAAAGCTGTGGCATCAGTTGGTCCAATCTCTGTAGGTATTGATGCCAGGCATCACTCATTCCAGTTCTATAAAGAAG GTATTTACTATGAACCTAAATGCAGCAGTGAAGATCTAGACCATGGTGTTCTGGTTGTTGGCTATGGATTTGAAGGAGAGGATGTAGATGGAAAGAAATACTGGATTGTTAAAAACAG CTGGGATGTGTCGTGGGGAAACAAAGGATACATCTACATTGCAAGAGACAAGGACAATCATTGTGGAATTGCTACCCATGCCAACTATCCATTAGTTTAA